Proteins encoded by one window of Nicotiana tabacum cultivar K326 chromosome 10, ASM71507v2, whole genome shotgun sequence:
- the LOC142165251 gene encoding uncharacterized protein LOC142165251: MDTLNKYEKISGQNINKGKSCYMLKVGASLSAITRANLITGMHFKEFPIEYLGCPLFVGRLKISYYSDLINKVTSRAKGWQTKLLSTGGKEGGANFRNLQDINDAFTAKMWWNLRSGDSLWREFMLAKYCKRAHVVISQERPGQSNSWKALCGIKKKVEQSIVRLPREGKISFWYDNWTKEGPLYKLMPEGLKPKNVLLKDISEVGNWLYDRVEEEIPSAVKNVVEQYLVLTPGVPDKAIWTANLTGSFAQTLWRRFAGLFGIAVEGLQLSQIMTTWWNHRSLNVIASFMVKILPTLIIWELWRSRCASRYGNEIPSTSISESKITYTLTELTNQRFGKIKLKSSWDQLQTIIDQPIDYMAYKLVKWKKPPALGSKLNTDGCYVEGNCGIRGVISDSEGKFTLAYSLYIGPGTSNYAESMAMLFGLQQCVQRGLYNIIAEADLKLVTSCVTENTTIPWRIIELIGEIKKIVTDRDVTVKHCFR; the protein is encoded by the exons ATGGATACACTGAACAAATATGAGAAAATCTCGGGGCAAAATATTAATAAGGGCAAAAGCTGCTACATGTTGAAGGTTGGAGCTTCCTTAAGTGCAATTACTAGAGCAAATTTAATAACTGGGATGCATTTTAAGGAGTTCCCTATTGAGTATTTGGGTTGCCCTTTGTTTGTAGGAAGACTGAAAATCTCCTATTACTCTGACTTGATCAACAAGGTTACAAGCAGAGCTAAAGGGTGGCAAACCAAATTACTTTCTACAGGAGGAAAG GAGGGAGGGGCAAATTTCAGAAATTTACAAGATATTAATGATGCTTTCACGGCCAAAATGTGGTGGAACTTAAGAAGTGGCGACTCACTTTGGAGGGAATTCATGTTAGCAAAGTATTGCAAAAGAGCTCATGTAGTGATCTCACAAGAAAGACCGGGACAATCAAATAGCTGGAAGGCATTGTGTGGCATTAAAAAGAAGGTGGAGCAAAGCATCGTGCGGCTGCCCAGGGAAGGAAAAATATCCTTTTGGTATGACAATTGGACAAAAGAGGGGCCTTTATACAAATTGATGCCAGAGGGGTTAAAACCAAAGAATGTGCTATTGAAGGATATCTCGGAGGTAGGAAATTGGTTGTATGATAGAGTTGAAGAAGAAATCCCAAGTGCAGTAAAAAATGTAGTTGAACAATACCTTGTGCTAACGCCAGGGGTACCGGACAAAGCAATTTGGACAGCAAATTTGACTG GAAGTTTTGCTCAGACGTTATGGAGAAGATTTGCAGGGCTGTTTGGTATTGCAGTTGAAGGCTTGCAACTTAGCCAAATAATGACCACTTGGTGGAATCACAGATCTTTAAATGTAATAGCATCATTCATGGTGAAGATCCTACCTACTTTGATAATTTGGGAATTATGGAGGTCAAGGTGTGCATCAAGATATGGCAATGAAATCCCCTCAACCAGCATATCAGAGAGCAAAATAACTTACACCCTCACTGAATTGACCAATCAGAGATTTGGGAAGATAAAACTAAAATCATCATGGGACCAACTACAGACAATAATAGACCAACCAATAGACTATATGGCGTACAAGTTAGTCAAATGGAAAAAACCTCCAGCATTAGGTTCTAAGCTCAACACGGATGGATGTTATGTCGAAGGCAATTGCGGTATTAGAGGTGTCATCAGCGATAGCGAGGGTAAGTTCACACTGGCCTACTCTCTGTATATAGGACCTGGCACTAGCAACTATGCTGAAAGCATGGCAATGCTCTTTGGACTACAACAGTGCGTGCAAAGGGGGTTATACAATATAATAGCTGAAGCTGATTTAAAACTGGTGACCTCTTGCGTGACCGAAAATACAACGATACCATGGAGAATTATAGAACTTATTGGAGAAATAAAAAAGATTGTGACAGATCGAGATGTGACAGTGAAACACTGCTTTAGGTAG